The Oryza glaberrima chromosome 9, OglaRS2, whole genome shotgun sequence genome includes a window with the following:
- the LOC127785038 gene encoding uncharacterized protein LOC127785038 translates to MSNRAILLLFVVLTLSSGVGAVAAVAADAGETHHGTVWSACVPELTAATTTNGKAALGRDAAVHGGLIPHECEAGDGVARPARNSSEGGVPGVVPEGAAEAEPSPRDLHGMVDKRPTSTSIRESAHGETLPRGGGGGGSVVSVPFVLAVDALHLAEHVPNKKSVSHYFPMLLPASGIMFAAAAAGEPERTADAVFIALVIVTTVQVSRHDQKTKKKKTRRGRTRAAAALLVLLAAVAALPTGASAARPLHGGGHAAAAAAAAMPKSLASSGRSSCTNDPNTMDAGRPCVHP, encoded by the exons ATGTCAAACCGCGcgatcctcctcctcttcgtcgttCTCACCTTATccagcggcgtcggcgccgtcgcggcggtTGCCGCCGACGCTGGGGAGACGCACCATGGCACCGTGTGGTCAGCCTGCGTCCCGGAGCTGACGGCCGCCACCACGACGAACGGCAAGGCGGCGCtcggccgcgacgccgccgtccacggCGGCCTCATCCCCCACGAGTGCGAagcgggcgacggcgtcgcgcggccggcgaggaaCAGCAGCGAGGGAGGCGTACCCGGCGTCGTCCCAGAGGGCGCTGCTGAGGCGGAGCCGAGCCCGCGCGACTTGCACGGCATGGTGGACAAGCGGCCGACGTCGACGTCGATCCGAGAGAGCGCCCATGGCGAGACGctcccgcgcggcggcggcggtggcggcagcgtcGTATCCGTTCCCTTCGTCCTGGCCGTCGACGCGCTCCATCTAGCCGAG CATGTTCCAAACAAGAAAAGCGTCAGCCACTACTTCCCCATGCTGCTGCCTGCCTCCGGAATAATGTtcgccgctgcggccgccggcgagccggagcGCACTGCCGACGCTGTCTTCATCGCGCTGGTGATCGTGACGACCGTGCAAGTATCTCGTCACGACcagaagacgaagaagaagaagacacgACGGGGAAGAAcacgcgccgcggcggcgcttctGGTGCTCCTAGCCGCCGTTGCCGCGCTTCCCACCGGTGCTTCGGCGGCGCGGCCGTTACACGGTGGcgggcatgcggcggcggcggcagcagcggcgatgccAAAAAGCTTGGCGTCTTCAGGTCGGTCGTCGTGTACCAACGACCCTAACACGATGGATGCTGGTCGTCCATGCGTGCacccctag